The genomic window GCTCGTAAAATTAGAATTGGTAACAAACTGTACTTTGGTGATGATGAAACTTTAGTGGCAGAGGTTATAGATAATACTACATCTAGAGGACGTACTTTACGTTTCTTATATGATGGCTCGTATAATGACTTTAGAAGAAAATTAACAGAGTTAGGAGAAACACCACTCCCAAAATATATTAAAAGAGGTGTAGAGCCAGAAGACGAAGAGCGTTATCAAACTATATATGCCAAAAGTGAAGGAGCAGTAGCTGCACCAACTGCTGGTTTACACTTTTCTAAGCATTTATTAAAGCGTTTAGAAATTAAGGGTGTTGAGATGGCTGAGGTTACGCTTCATGTTGGCTTAGGTACATTCAACCCTGTTGAGGTAGAGGATCTTTCTAAGCACAAAATGGATAGCGAGGAAATTTTAATTAGCCAAAAAGCAGCAGATACAGTTAACAAAGGAATAGAGAATAAAAAACGTGTTTGCGCTGTAGGTACAACATCTATGCGGACCATAGAAAGTTCTGTGTCTTCTAATGGTAAGTTAAATCCTTATGAAGGTTGGACAAATAAATTTATTTTCCCTCCTTACGATTTTAGTATCGCTAATTGTATGATTACTAATTTCCATACACCAAAATCAACATTATTAATGATGATTTCTGCATTTGCAGGACATGATTTCGTTAAGCGTGCTTATGAGGAAGCTGTAAAAGAAAAATATAGATTCTACTCTTATGGTGATGCTATGTTAATCATCTAATAAAGGATCTTAAAATAATTTTAAACCTCTACTCGTATTTAATAAAGAGTAGAGGTTTTTTGTTTTAAAAAAAAGAGTGAAGTTGCAAATGACTATTTTTGTACAATATGGATGTGAAAAAGAAAGACATAAGAGCCTTAACTAAAGATCAACTCAGAGATTTTTTTGTAAATCAAGGAGATAAAGCGTTTAGAGGAAACCAGGTATACGAGTGGTTGTGGCAAAAATCGGCTCATAGTTTTGAAGATATGACCAACATATCTTTGCAAACGCGCCAAATGCTAGAAGACAACTTTGTGATTAATCACATACAGGTAGATCAGATGCAGCGCAGTTCTGACGGAACTATAAAAAATGCCGTAAGACTTCATGATGATTTAATTGTAGAATCTGTATTAATACCAACTTCTACACGAACAACAGCTTGTGTGTCTTCTCAGGTTGGGTGTAGTTTAGATTGTAAGTTTTGTGCTACTGCAAGGTTAAAACGTATGCGTAATCTTAATCCAGATGAGATTTATGATCAAGTTGTTGCTATAGATAATGAAAGTAGATTGTATCATGGAAAGCCACTGAGTAATATTGTTTTTATGGGAATGGGAGAGCCGCTTATGAATTATAATAATGTGCTCAAGGCTATTGATAAAATCACATCACCTGAAGGTTTAGGAATGTCTCCAAAGCGAATTGTGGTATCAACATCTGGTGTGCCAAAAATGATAAAGAAAATGGCTGATGAAAATGTGAAATTTAAATTAGCTGTCTCACTACATTCTGCTATAGATGAAGTAAGAACATCTATAATGCCTTTTAATGCAACATTTCCTTTAAAGGATTTAAGAGAGGCACTTGAGTATTGGTATTCAAAAACAAAAAACAGAATTACTTACGAATACGTGGTGTGGAAAGGAATAAATGATAAACGAAAAGATGTAGATGCCTTAGTAGAATTCTGCAAGTTTGCACCTAGTAAAGTTAATCTTATTGAATACAACCCTATTGATGATGGTGAGTTTCAACAAGCAGATTCTAAGGCTTTAGATATGTATGTTAATATTTTAGAAGCTAATAATATTACAGTAACCGTAAGACGAAGCAGAGGCAAGGACATTGATGCTGCTTGTGGTCAATTAGCAAATAAAAAATAAAGCATAAAAAAAAGCGGCTAATGCCGCTTTTTTGTGAAGTTTTATATGCCTTTTAGTTTTTTACAAACTTAATAGTTTTAGAACCTCCATCTGCGTATACTTTAGCTAAGTATACACCATCGTTTAATGATGCGATATTAATAACCTCTCTAGTGCTAGATAAAGGCTTAGAAATCACATTTTGACCTAAGATTGAATAAATCTCAATACTAGTCATTTGTAAATTAGAAGATTCTAAAGTTAGAGTTTCTAAATCTTTACTATAAGAATAAGTGAAATCATTACTTTCAAAATCATTAAGACCTAAAGTTTCATTTACATCAATACTAAAAAGAGTAAGAATTGCACTTGTAGCTTGAGGTGTAGTTGCGTGGATACCTATGTAAAAAGTACCATCAGCGGTAGGAGTATAAGTTGCAGTACTTGTGTAAGCATTAGGTAAAAGATCTGCAACACCAGCACCAGCTTGGGTAATACCGCTGTAAGTGCCAACTACTGTCTGAGTTGTAGCTGCAGAAGAAGGACTGTCTAACACTACAATATCAAATGATTCGCTACCAGTTACTGGGTTATTAAAAACATTGTATACTACTGTTACATCATAGTCTGCATTTGCTACACCGTTAATAGCCATAGGTAAGAATAACCAATCGTCTTTAGCAACAGTTGGATCTGGTGGGAAAATAAGAGCAACAGGGTCATTTACAGTATCTCCGTCAAAATCATTACCATTATTGTATCCCCAAGAAGTAGTGTCGGCATTTGCATCTTCTATAGAATAACAAGAAGTGAAAGCATTTTGATTAGCAAAATCTTCTGAGTATGGTAAGCCATATGTTGAGCAATCATAAGCTGTTGTAAAACCAATTGGACCAACTTGGTTACTATCTCCATTGCCACCAGAACAGTTTGCAGTAATATAAAATTCATAGTCTGTATCAGGTGCTAAACTAGTAAATTCATAACTAGTAGCTGCAAGGTCATTAACCATTGTTCCTAATCCTGGTAAGAAACCTGCTACTCCATATTCTATGTCAAATACAGTTCCACCACCATTAGGATCAGTCCAAGCAATATCTACACTTGTTGTCGTAATTCCATTAGGACCTAAAACAAAAGAGTTTGGATCAAAGCATGAAGGTAATGCCGTAAAATCAACATTATCTAATCCCCATGCATCTCCATCATTACCTTCCATAACAAATGCAACATATATGCTGCTCCCTACGTAGGCAGATAAATCAACATTCCATGGTTGAAAAGCACCACCATTTGTATCTAATTCATCTATTGTTAGAAGTATATCTGTGAAACCTGCTATGTTAGTTTGACTAGCGTCAGTAGACACTCTAACAGTAACTTCTGATCCATAATCAGGTGCGTTAAAGTCAGTCATATCAAAAGTAAGAAGATTATTAGAGCTAGTAATAGCTACTTGTGGAGTTACAATCCAATCCTCAGCGGTTTGACCTGCTGCTACAGCTTCCCAAATTACAA from Winogradskyella sp. MH6 includes these protein-coding regions:
- the queA gene encoding tRNA preQ1(34) S-adenosylmethionine ribosyltransferase-isomerase QueA gives rise to the protein MKLSNFNFDLPDELLAEHPAEHRDESRLMVLDRANQTIEHKLFKDIIDYFDEGDVMIMNNTKVFPARLYGNKEKTGARIEVFLLRELNQDQRLWDVLVDPARKIRIGNKLYFGDDETLVAEVIDNTTSRGRTLRFLYDGSYNDFRRKLTELGETPLPKYIKRGVEPEDEERYQTIYAKSEGAVAAPTAGLHFSKHLLKRLEIKGVEMAEVTLHVGLGTFNPVEVEDLSKHKMDSEEILISQKAADTVNKGIENKKRVCAVGTTSMRTIESSVSSNGKLNPYEGWTNKFIFPPYDFSIANCMITNFHTPKSTLLMMISAFAGHDFVKRAYEEAVKEKYRFYSYGDAMLII
- a CDS encoding T9SS-dependent choice-of-anchor J family protein; protein product: MKKITLLILTLCFSAISHAQFPESFDGSASIPAGWAIFPGANGLGTVQSWQINDTDNYAFVIWEAVAAGQTAEDWIVTPQVAITSSNNLLTFDMTDFNAPDYGSEVTVRVSTDASQTNIAGFTDILLTIDELDTNGGAFQPWNVDLSAYVGSSIYVAFVMEGNDGDAWGLDNVDFTALPSCFDPNSFVLGPNGITTTSVDIAWTDPNGGGTVFDIEYGVAGFLPGLGTMVNDLAATSYEFTSLAPDTDYEFYITANCSGGNGDSNQVGPIGFTTAYDCSTYGLPYSEDFANQNAFTSCYSIEDANADTTSWGYNNGNDFDGDTVNDPVALIFPPDPTVAKDDWLFLPMAINGVANADYDVTVVYNVFNNPVTGSESFDIVVLDSPSSAATTQTVVGTYSGITQAGAGVADLLPNAYTSTATYTPTADGTFYIGIHATTPQATSAILTLFSIDVNETLGLNDFESNDFTYSYSKDLETLTLESSNLQMTSIEIYSILGQNVISKPLSSTREVINIASLNDGVYLAKVYADGGSKTIKFVKN
- the rlmN gene encoding 23S rRNA (adenine(2503)-C(2))-methyltransferase RlmN, giving the protein MDVKKKDIRALTKDQLRDFFVNQGDKAFRGNQVYEWLWQKSAHSFEDMTNISLQTRQMLEDNFVINHIQVDQMQRSSDGTIKNAVRLHDDLIVESVLIPTSTRTTACVSSQVGCSLDCKFCATARLKRMRNLNPDEIYDQVVAIDNESRLYHGKPLSNIVFMGMGEPLMNYNNVLKAIDKITSPEGLGMSPKRIVVSTSGVPKMIKKMADENVKFKLAVSLHSAIDEVRTSIMPFNATFPLKDLREALEYWYSKTKNRITYEYVVWKGINDKRKDVDALVEFCKFAPSKVNLIEYNPIDDGEFQQADSKALDMYVNILEANNITVTVRRSRGKDIDAACGQLANKK